The proteins below come from a single Solanum stenotomum isolate F172 unplaced genomic scaffold, ASM1918654v1 scaffold19785, whole genome shotgun sequence genomic window:
- the LOC125850849 gene encoding acyl-coenzyme A thioesterase 4, mitochondrial-like isoform X2, protein MKLPKKPLKCCHFFKHEENKLVSSILTSQSIHFSQTRQYSTASTISDPSSTTTINMNLLLFMNHSPVKNALWEARSSIFWNYSSIVPLASSINDHLIAKTPSRSRTSVVYRFSSDFELRERYRNPINEIRIEKLLEDLDALAGTISYKHCSCDDGKARSLILVTASVDNMILKKPICIDNDITIEGAVTWVGCSSLEIQLEVKQSPPEPTNSTESVSLTANFTFVAKDKTGKSVKINQILPQNEKEQHLWEEAEERNKMRKKKKEEKKDNLNELLLANKDNNNNILIKETYLQNSLVCQPEKNNIHGQIFGGYLMRKAYELAYVTAYSFARTPPCFVEVDHVDFLKPVNAGDFLHLKSCVIYTQVENSSRPLINVEVVAHVTQPQDLSSEVSNNFYFTFTVPSDSLRNGLKIRNVVPGTEEEAQRVIDVRDTFHP, encoded by the exons ATGAAACTCCCAAAAAAACCTCTAAAATGTTGCCATTTCTTCaaacatgaagaaaataaacttGTTTCTTCCATTTTAACTTCACAATCCATACATTTTTCTCAAACAAGGCAATATTCAACTGCATCAACAATATCTGATCCATCATCAACAACCAcgattaatatgaatttattgttatttatgaACCATTCACCTGTGAAAAACGCGTTGTGGGAGGCACGATCGAGTATTTTCTGGAATTATTCATCTATTGTTCCATTGGCATCGTCAATTAATGATCATTTGATCGCTAAAACTCCGTCAAGGAGCAGGACTAGCGTTGTGTATAGATTCTCTTCGGATTTTGAACTTCGGGAGAGGTATAGGAACCCGATAAATGAGATTCGAATTGAAAAGTTGTTAGAAGACTTGGATGCACTCGCTGGAACCATTTCCTATAAG CATTGTTCTTGTGATGATGGCAAAGCAAGGTCATTAATATTGGTGACTGCATCTGTggataatatgattttgaaaaaacCAATTTGTATTGACAATGATATCACTATAGAGGGGGCTGTTACATGGGTTGGATGTTCATCTTTGGAGATTCAATTAGAGGTCAAGCAATCTCCACCAG AACCAACCAATTCCACAGAGTCGGTATCTCTTACAGCAAACTTCACATTTGTAGCAAAAGACAAGACAGGAAAATCAGTTAAAATCAACCAAATTTTACctcaaaatgaaaaagaacaaCATCTATGGGAAGAAGcagaagaaagaaacaaaatgagaaagaagaaaaaagaagaaaaaaaagacaatttgaatgaattgttgttGGCAAATAaagacaacaacaataacattttaattaagGAAACTTATCTTCAAAATTCTTTGGTTTGCCAACCAGAGAAAAATAACATTCATGGACAAATATTTGGAGGTTATTTAATGAGGAAAGCTTATGAATTGGCATATGTAACTGCCTATTCATTTGCTAGGACTCCACCTTGCTTTGTGGAAGTTGATCATGTTGATTTCTTGAAACCAGTAA ATGCTGGAGATTTCCTTCACCTCAAATCATGTGTTATATACACACAAGTTGAAAATTCATCTAGGCCTTTGATTAATGTGGAAGTGGTAGCTCATGTTACACAGCCCCAAGATCTTTCTAGTGAG GTTTCAAACAATTTCTACTTCACTTTCACAGTCCCCTCAGATTCACTAAGAAATGGCTTGAAAATTAGGAATGTTGTTCCTGGTACAGAGGAGGAAGCGCAGCGTGTGATAGACGTACGGGATACCTTTCACCCCTGA
- the LOC125850849 gene encoding acyl-coenzyme A thioesterase 4, mitochondrial-like isoform X3 yields the protein MKLPKKPLKCCHFFKHEENKLVSSILTSQSIHFSQTRQYSTASTISDPSSTTTINMNLLLFMNHSPVKNALWEARSSIFWNYSSIVPLASSINDHLIAKTPSRSRTSVVYRFSSDFELRERYRNPINEIRIEKLLEDLDALAGTISYKHCSCDDGKARSLILVTASVDNMILKKPICIDNDITIEGAVTWVGCSSLEIQLEVKQSPPEPTNSTESVSLTANFTFVAKDKTGKSVKINQILPQNEKEQHLWEEAEERNKMRKKKKEEKKDNLNELLLANKDNNNNILIKETYLQNSLVCQPEKNNIHGQIFGGYLMRKAYELAYVTAYSFARTPPCFVEVDHVDFLKPVDAGDFLHLKSCVIYTQVENSSRPLINVEVVAHVTQPQDLSSEVSNNFYFTFTVPSDSLRNGLKIRNAVPGTEEEARRVIDVRDTFHP from the exons ATGAAACTCCCAAAAAAACCTCTAAAATGTTGCCATTTCTTCaaacatgaagaaaataaacttGTTTCTTCCATTTTAACTTCACAATCCATACATTTTTCTCAAACAAGGCAATATTCAACTGCATCAACAATATCTGATCCATCATCAACAACCAcgattaatatgaatttattgttatttatgaACCATTCACCTGTGAAAAACGCGTTGTGGGAGGCACGATCGAGTATTTTCTGGAATTATTCATCTATTGTTCCATTGGCATCGTCAATTAATGATCATTTGATCGCTAAAACTCCGTCAAGGAGCAGGACTAGCGTTGTGTATAGATTCTCTTCGGATTTTGAACTTCGGGAGAGGTATAGGAACCCGATAAATGAGATTCGAATTGAAAAGTTGTTAGAAGACTTGGATGCACTCGCTGGAACCATTTCCTATAAG CATTGTTCTTGTGATGATGGCAAAGCAAGGTCATTAATATTGGTGACTGCATCTGTggataatatgattttgaaaaaacCAATTTGTATTGACAATGATATCACTATAGAGGGGGCTGTTACATGGGTTGGATGTTCATCTTTGGAGATTCAATTAGAGGTCAAGCAATCTCCACCAG AACCAACCAATTCCACAGAGTCGGTATCTCTTACAGCAAACTTCACATTTGTAGCAAAAGACAAGACAGGAAAATCAGTTAAAATCAACCAAATTTTACctcaaaatgaaaaagaacaaCATCTATGGGAAGAAGcagaagaaagaaacaaaatgagaaagaagaaaaaagaagaaaaaaaagacaatttgaatgaattgttgttGGCAAATAaagacaacaacaataacattttaattaagGAAACTTATCTTCAAAATTCTTTGGTTTGCCAACCAGAGAAAAATAACATTCATGGACAAATATTTGGAGGTTATTTAATGAGGAAAGCTTATGAATTGGCATATGTAACTGCCTATTCATTTGCTAGGACTCCACCTTGCTTTGTGGAAGTTGATCATGTTGATTTCTTGAAACCA GTAGATGCTGGAGATTTCCTTCACCTCAAATCATGTGTTATATACACACAAGTTGAAAATTCATCTAGGCCTTTGATTAATGTGGAAGTGGTAGCTCATGTTACACAGCCCCAAGATCTTTCTAGTGAG GTTTCAAACAATTTCTACTTCACTTTCACAGTCCCCTCAGATTCACTAAGAAATGGCTTGAAAATTAGGAATGCTGTTCCTGGTACAGAGGAGGAAGCGCGGCGTGTGATAGACGTACGGGATACCTTTCACCCCTGA
- the LOC125850849 gene encoding acyl-coenzyme A thioesterase 4, mitochondrial-like isoform X1, translating into MKLPKKPLKCCHFFKHEENKLVSSILTSQSIHFSQTRQYSTASTISDPSSTTTINMNLLLFMNHSPVKNALWEARSSIFWNYSSIVPLASSINDHLIAKTPSRSRTSVVYRFSSDFELRERYRNPINEIRIEKLLEDLDALAGTISYKHCSCDDGKARSLILVTASVDNMILKKPICIDNDITIEGAVTWVGCSSLEIQLEVKQSPPEPTNSTESVSLTANFTFVAKDKTGKSVKINQILPQNEKEQHLWEEAEERNKMRKKKKEEKKDNLNELLLANKDNNNNILIKETYLQNSLVCQPEKNNIHGQIFGGYLMRKAYELAYVTAYSFARTPPCFVEVDHVDFLKPVDAGDFLHLKSCVIYTQVENSSRPLINVEVVAHVTQPQDLSSEVSNNFYFTFTVPSDSLRNGLKIRNVVPGTEEEAQRVIDVRDTFHP; encoded by the exons ATGAAACTCCCAAAAAAACCTCTAAAATGTTGCCATTTCTTCaaacatgaagaaaataaacttGTTTCTTCCATTTTAACTTCACAATCCATACATTTTTCTCAAACAAGGCAATATTCAACTGCATCAACAATATCTGATCCATCATCAACAACCAcgattaatatgaatttattgttatttatgaACCATTCACCTGTGAAAAACGCGTTGTGGGAGGCACGATCGAGTATTTTCTGGAATTATTCATCTATTGTTCCATTGGCATCGTCAATTAATGATCATTTGATCGCTAAAACTCCGTCAAGGAGCAGGACTAGCGTTGTGTATAGATTCTCTTCGGATTTTGAACTTCGGGAGAGGTATAGGAACCCGATAAATGAGATTCGAATTGAAAAGTTGTTAGAAGACTTGGATGCACTCGCTGGAACCATTTCCTATAAG CATTGTTCTTGTGATGATGGCAAAGCAAGGTCATTAATATTGGTGACTGCATCTGTggataatatgattttgaaaaaacCAATTTGTATTGACAATGATATCACTATAGAGGGGGCTGTTACATGGGTTGGATGTTCATCTTTGGAGATTCAATTAGAGGTCAAGCAATCTCCACCAG AACCAACCAATTCCACAGAGTCGGTATCTCTTACAGCAAACTTCACATTTGTAGCAAAAGACAAGACAGGAAAATCAGTTAAAATCAACCAAATTTTACctcaaaatgaaaaagaacaaCATCTATGGGAAGAAGcagaagaaagaaacaaaatgagaaagaagaaaaaagaagaaaaaaaagacaatttgaatgaattgttgttGGCAAATAaagacaacaacaataacattttaattaagGAAACTTATCTTCAAAATTCTTTGGTTTGCCAACCAGAGAAAAATAACATTCATGGACAAATATTTGGAGGTTATTTAATGAGGAAAGCTTATGAATTGGCATATGTAACTGCCTATTCATTTGCTAGGACTCCACCTTGCTTTGTGGAAGTTGATCATGTTGATTTCTTGAAACCA GTAGATGCTGGAGATTTCCTTCACCTCAAATCATGTGTTATATACACACAAGTTGAAAATTCATCTAGGCCTTTGATTAATGTGGAAGTGGTAGCTCATGTTACACAGCCCCAAGATCTTTCTAGTGAG GTTTCAAACAATTTCTACTTCACTTTCACAGTCCCCTCAGATTCACTAAGAAATGGCTTGAAAATTAGGAATGTTGTTCCTGGTACAGAGGAGGAAGCGCAGCGTGTGATAGACGTACGGGATACCTTTCACCCCTGA
- the LOC125850851 gene encoding gallate 1-beta-glucosyltransferase 84A24-like, giving the protein MASSSQNSKSSLVHVFLVSFPGQGNVNPFLRLAKRLASKGMLVTFSAPELVGKEMRTVNEKLIIDQPTPYGDGMIRFEFFEDGSSNQSITEDFDLRMEMLEQAGRRNLTKILKKQDDEGRSVSCIVNTPFFPWVCEIAESLGIPNALLWVQSCACFSIYYHYNFNLVPFPSEIEPEKDVVLPSMPVLKYDDLPTFLLHSSGFESVLKRIMLDQFNILSKPFCILVDSFQELEEEVVRHMSKICPIRTIGPLLFNDPKIVSTIRGDCTKIEEDCIEWLDSRPPSSVVYISFGSVAVPDQEQTDEIAFGLLNSGISFLWVMKPPPGYSVFQPVVLPDGFLSKVGGRGKIVKWCPQEQVLSHPSVAFFLTHCGWNSSMEAISSGVPIVAYPQWGDQATNAKYLVDVFKMGIRLSRGENGSKIITREEIEKCLREASDDSKVVEMKENARKWKKQAEEAVAERGSSAINIQAFVDELKNIHAKKQEENA; this is encoded by the coding sequence ATGGCTTCTTCATCACAAAACTCAAAAAGTAGTCTTGTCCATGTCTTTCTTGTTTCATTTCCAGGTCAAGGCAATGTTAACCCTTTTCTCAGACTAGCGAAACGCCTTGCTAGCAAGGGCATGTTGGTCACTTTCTCTGCACCCGAGCTCGTTGGCAAAGAGATGAGAACTGTCAATGAGAAGTTGATCATCGATCAGCCAACTCCTTACGGAGATGGTATGATCAGGTTTGAATTCTTCGAGGATGGATCCTCGAATCAATCCATTACTGAGGATTTTGACTTGAGGATGGAAATGCTTGAGCAAGCCGGACGAAGGAACTTGACTAAAATCCTGAAGAAACAGGATGACGAAGGTCGTTCTGTTTCTTGTATAGTCAACACTCCATTTTTTCCATGGGTATGTGAAATTGCTGAGAGTCTTGGAATACCTAACGCGTTGCTTTGGGTTCAATCTTGTGCTTGCTTTTCGATATATTACCATTATAATTTCAATCTAGTGCCTTTTCCAAGTGAAATCGAACCTGAAAAGGATGTAGTCCTACCTAGTATGCCTGTTTTGAAATACGATGATCTGCCTACGTTCCTACTCCATTCAAGTGGATTTGAATCAGTGTTGAAACGGATTATGTTGGatcaattcaacattttgtCCAAACCTTTTTGCATTTTGGTGGACTCATTCCAAGAACTTGAAGAGGAGGTGGTAAGGCATATGTCGAAAATTTGCCCCATTAGAACTATTGGTCCCTTGTTATTCAATGACCCTAAAATCGTTAGCACCATTCGCGGTGATTGCACAAAAATTGAGGAGGATTGCATCGAGTGGCTTGACTCGAGGCCACCATCTTCAGTTGTTTACATTTCATTTGGTAGTGTTGCAGTTCCTGATCAAGAACAAACAGATGAGATCGCGTTTGGACTATTAAATTCGGGGATATCTTTCTTATGGGTCATGAAGCCACCCCCTGGCTATTCTGTTTTTCAGCCTGTTGTGTTACCTGATGGTTTTCTTTCGAAAGTCGGTGGAAGGGGGAAAATAGTGAAATGGTGTCCACAAGAACAAGTCTTGTCTCATCCTTCTGTCGCCTTTTTTCTCACACATTGTGGATGGAATTCATCGATGGAGGCTATTTCAAGTGGTGTCCCCATCGTGGCTTACCCTCAATGGGGTGATCAAGCCACGAACGCGAAGTATTTGGTTGATGTATTCAAAATGGGGATTAGATTAAGCAGAGGTGAGAATGGGAGTAAGATAATTACAAGGGAGGAGATCGAGAAATGCTTGCGTGAAGCTAGTGATGATTCGAAGGTAGTAGAGATGAAAGAAAATGCGCGTAAGTGGAAGAAACAAGCAGAGGAAGCAGTGGCAGAGCGCGGCTCCTCTGCTATCAATATCCAAGCATTTGTGGATGAGTTGAAAAATATCCATGCcaagaaacaagaagaaaacGCCTAG